A genomic segment from candidate division KSB1 bacterium encodes:
- a CDS encoding DNA internalization-related competence protein ComEC/Rec2 gives MQSRPALKVLLLFVSGILIGKYFDFPILPLLGLGALSFFGAFTLWYANRAKTFLKEICLGAGLILTGILLYELHAGYFPCDHISKFTNNRDPVAILGVIVKYPERRVDKTNLTVEVEKIFFKQKVFLVEGRVLVGVPELRVPFQYGDKIVVHGRLKKPRDERNPGEFDYRAYLAAQGIFGIISSSSHIKKVSSDQGSWLLRKVVFPAKTYLDNYVAENLPAQEAGLLRGLLIGERGEIPFELRDAFSKLGVIHILAVSGLHVGFIILIFMGVFSMLRVPYSGRVILTLLGLVFYAYLTNLKPPVVRASTMGGFLLIGSLLERKTDSFNILSLAALILLIFNPLDLFQSGFQLSFAAVASIVYLYPKFKSFKSFRGVTSKFQRNAFIRYFLDLLFVSMAAFLGTLPFTIIYFNRISNFSLLANLLIIPLAFLGLANGLIAAVLNIFVPILADIYLTTAWFFLHILIKLVEWGSQIPFTHWEIYKFSFIQMMAYFAGLLLVVNFFNFKQARRWLVIYVLLLANLFIWTGDGKGQGELKVTFLDVGQGDAALLTFPDGRNALIDAGPRGFKYDAGKWVVAPYLKREGINEIHALIVSHADSDHLGGVPYIMRNFKVQEVWDNGLEKDTRLFREYLSLVDSLNIKRRIFKTGTVITDFSPVQIYVLHPSQSFQPQVELSHNDASLSLKISYGESDFLFLGDVEQAGEHQISGFEDVLKSEVLKVSHHGSKTSSNRLLLDLVEPELAVISVGEMNRFGHPHAEVVERLHSIQSKILRTDRDAAILLKTDGRKIQQIHWK, from the coding sequence ATGCAATCAAGACCCGCCTTAAAGGTCCTCCTTCTTTTCGTCTCCGGCATTCTAATTGGGAAATATTTCGATTTCCCGATACTTCCTCTTTTGGGTTTAGGGGCTCTATCATTTTTTGGTGCATTTACATTATGGTATGCTAACAGAGCTAAAACCTTCTTAAAGGAAATTTGCCTGGGTGCAGGTTTAATCCTTACCGGAATCTTACTGTATGAACTTCATGCCGGCTATTTCCCCTGCGACCACATTTCAAAATTTACAAACAACCGGGATCCGGTGGCGATCTTGGGTGTAATTGTCAAATACCCCGAACGCAGAGTTGATAAAACCAATTTGACGGTCGAAGTTGAAAAGATTTTTTTTAAGCAAAAAGTTTTTCTTGTTGAGGGCCGGGTTTTAGTTGGCGTTCCTGAACTAAGGGTTCCATTTCAATATGGAGATAAAATTGTAGTTCACGGCAGGCTTAAAAAACCTAGAGATGAAAGAAATCCGGGAGAGTTTGATTATCGAGCCTATTTAGCCGCGCAGGGAATTTTTGGGATCATTTCAAGTAGCTCCCACATTAAAAAAGTTTCCTCGGATCAGGGAAGCTGGCTCCTCAGAAAAGTTGTTTTCCCGGCCAAAACATATCTCGACAACTATGTCGCAGAAAATCTTCCGGCCCAGGAAGCAGGCCTTCTACGCGGCTTGCTGATTGGAGAACGCGGCGAGATTCCGTTTGAGCTGCGAGATGCATTTTCAAAATTGGGGGTGATTCACATTCTGGCGGTATCAGGATTGCATGTTGGATTTATTATCTTGATTTTTATGGGAGTCTTTAGCATGCTAAGAGTCCCATACTCAGGGAGAGTTATACTAACTTTGTTAGGATTAGTTTTTTATGCTTACTTAACCAACCTCAAGCCGCCGGTTGTAAGAGCTTCAACCATGGGTGGATTTCTCCTGATCGGAAGCTTGCTGGAAAGAAAAACCGATTCATTCAACATTCTTTCTTTAGCAGCACTTATTTTGCTTATTTTCAATCCATTGGATTTATTCCAGTCCGGCTTTCAACTTTCGTTTGCAGCAGTTGCTTCAATCGTTTATCTTTATCCTAAATTTAAGAGCTTCAAATCATTCAGGGGCGTGACTTCAAAATTCCAACGAAATGCCTTTATTCGTTATTTTCTCGATCTTCTTTTTGTCTCGATGGCGGCCTTTCTCGGTACACTTCCTTTTACAATTATCTATTTTAATCGTATCTCAAATTTTTCTCTACTCGCAAATTTACTGATCATTCCGCTTGCGTTTTTAGGTTTGGCAAATGGACTCATCGCCGCTGTGCTCAATATTTTTGTCCCCATTTTGGCAGATATCTATTTGACAACGGCCTGGTTTTTCTTGCATATCTTGATTAAACTGGTTGAATGGGGCAGCCAGATTCCTTTTACGCATTGGGAGATTTATAAATTTTCGTTTATACAAATGATGGCTTATTTTGCCGGCCTGCTTTTGGTAGTAAATTTCTTTAACTTTAAACAAGCCAGGCGGTGGCTGGTTATTTACGTATTGCTTTTAGCAAATCTTTTTATTTGGACCGGAGATGGTAAAGGCCAGGGAGAATTGAAAGTTACTTTTCTTGACGTTGGACAGGGTGACGCAGCTTTACTGACTTTTCCGGACGGCAGAAACGCCCTCATCGATGCGGGGCCGCGTGGATTTAAGTATGACGCCGGAAAATGGGTCGTCGCACCCTATCTCAAACGTGAAGGAATCAACGAAATCCATGCTTTGATTGTGTCACATGCGGACTCGGATCACCTTGGCGGTGTTCCATACATTATGCGTAACTTTAAGGTGCAAGAGGTTTGGGATAACGGCCTTGAGAAAGATACCCGGCTCTTTCGTGAGTATCTTAGCCTGGTGGATAGTTTAAATATAAAGCGGCGTATTTTTAAAACAGGCACTGTCATTACCGATTTCAGCCCGGTGCAAATTTATGTTCTGCATCCTTCACAGAGTTTTCAACCTCAAGTCGAGTTATCACATAATGATGCTTCGTTGTCCTTGAAAATTTCTTATGGAGAATCAGATTTTTTATTTTTGGGCGATGTGGAACAAGCCGGCGAACATCAGATCTCCGGATTTGAAGATGTACTCAAAAGTGAAGTGCTGAAAGTAAGCCACCACGGAAGTAAAACCTCAAGTAATCGTCTTTTGCTTGACTTAGTAGAACCGGAATTGGCCGTTATTTCGGTAGGTGAGATGAATCGGTTTGGCCACCCCCATGCCGAGGTGGTAGAGCGTCTGCATTCAATTCAATCAAAAATATTGCGTACGGATCGGGATGCGGCGATTTTGCTCAAAACGGATGGAAGGAAAATTCAGCAAATTCATTGGAAATAG
- a CDS encoding dephospho-CoA kinase produces the protein MLLFGVTGGIGSGKTAVCNFLKEKKVPIIEADPLAKELTNHSPEIRRALVTEFGKDVYLDSGTVNKDLLSQLVFNDAGTRERINQIIHPQVFKAIQGRVNQFKKENHQLVGVEAALIYESQMERILNAVVVVTAPMEKRIEWIKSRDGFSQEEILKRMNSQIPLEEKIKRADYVIDNEGSLSDLAKKVDAFYHWLFSKI, from the coding sequence ATGCTACTTTTTGGCGTCACAGGTGGAATCGGCTCCGGTAAAACCGCCGTCTGCAATTTTCTCAAAGAAAAAAAAGTCCCCATTATTGAAGCGGATCCCCTTGCAAAAGAGCTCACCAACCACTCGCCTGAAATTCGCCGGGCTCTTGTTACAGAGTTTGGTAAAGATGTTTATTTAGATTCCGGAACCGTAAACAAAGACCTGCTAAGCCAGCTTGTTTTCAACGATGCTGGGACTCGTGAACGTATCAATCAAATAATCCATCCGCAGGTTTTTAAAGCGATCCAGGGTCGAGTTAATCAATTTAAAAAAGAAAACCATCAACTAGTGGGGGTCGAAGCCGCTTTGATTTATGAATCCCAAATGGAGCGGATTCTAAATGCGGTAGTCGTTGTCACCGCACCCATGGAAAAACGCATTGAATGGATTAAATCAAGAGACGGTTTTTCTCAGGAAGAAATTCTTAAGCGCATGAACTCTCAAATACCGCTAGAGGAAAAGATTAAACGTGCAGACTATGTTATTGACAATGAAGGTTCGCTTTCCGATTTAGCAAAAAAAGTTGATGCCTTTTACCATTGGTTGTTTTCTAAGATTTAA
- a CDS encoding PAS domain S-box protein, which yields MNDRKKNKDQLIKELQYLRKRVTELKKAEIKGNQALHESEVQCKAVLDAVPDMMFQISKDGTYLDFIPAKGVAPLLLPKEFLGKKLTDLLPKNLSERAMASIKCALKTGQPQTLEYQIIQNSEPHDYESRMVVNGPDKVLAIVREITSRKMTEAALLESEKKYRMVVGSSNEAIFIVQNDHIKFFNATALKLTGYRGKDLTSRPYLKLFHPQDREFVAEKHSKRISEKSSRLDSLRIIDKRGKVKWVELTSTISEWRGEPAYLWFLKDITEQKRLQEELARVQRLETAGRVAGQIAHDFNNLLSPLAAYPVLIREQLPEGHPTLEMLHEMEDSAKKIAEINQQLLALGRRGHYAMEPIDFHELLHGILTLGKFPKEIVIKEVFTPDIFLVKGGAAQLTRALTNLINNAIEAMNNQGVLTVKTENTYLDIPLKGYQTIDRGEYVKLSISDTGAGIRPEIIDNIFDPFFTTKKMDRRRGSGLGLSIVHGIVEDHNGYIQVDSKPGKGTTFSLYFPVNKAVDRKILMSEVKSASGDERILIVDDDPIQRRVAGQLLRRLGYRVQVVSSGETAVTHLKKRHYDLLIVDMVMDGIDGVEAYKRILEFEPKQKAIILSGYAMSNRVQTAIKLGAGSFVTKPISQKVLANAVRKELDKKHGRRRN from the coding sequence ATGAATGATCGAAAAAAAAACAAGGATCAACTAATTAAAGAGTTGCAGTACCTTCGAAAGCGGGTAACTGAACTCAAAAAAGCTGAGATTAAGGGAAACCAGGCATTGCACGAAAGCGAAGTTCAATGCAAAGCAGTGCTCGACGCGGTTCCCGATATGATGTTTCAAATATCCAAAGATGGAACTTATTTGGACTTCATTCCGGCAAAAGGAGTTGCCCCACTCCTGCTCCCCAAGGAATTTCTTGGAAAAAAGTTGACTGATTTATTGCCTAAAAACCTCTCTGAAAGAGCAATGGCTTCCATAAAATGTGCTCTCAAAACCGGGCAGCCGCAAACCTTGGAATACCAGATTATTCAAAACAGCGAACCTCACGATTACGAGTCGCGCATGGTTGTCAATGGTCCGGACAAAGTCCTGGCAATTGTTCGGGAAATCACTTCCCGGAAAATGACGGAAGCGGCTCTATTGGAGTCAGAAAAAAAATATCGCATGGTAGTCGGTAGTTCAAATGAAGCGATTTTCATCGTTCAGAATGACCATATTAAGTTTTTTAATGCCACGGCGCTTAAGCTAACTGGCTACCGGGGAAAGGATCTTACTTCTCGGCCATACTTGAAACTTTTTCATCCACAGGATCGCGAGTTTGTTGCAGAAAAACATAGTAAGAGAATTTCGGAAAAATCTTCTCGATTAGATTCTTTGAGAATTATTGATAAACGTGGTAAAGTTAAATGGGTTGAACTCACTTCTACAATTAGTGAGTGGCGTGGAGAACCTGCGTATTTGTGGTTTCTTAAAGATATTACAGAACAAAAGCGCTTACAAGAAGAATTGGCACGTGTCCAACGATTGGAAACAGCAGGGAGGGTAGCGGGACAAATTGCCCACGACTTTAATAACCTGCTCTCTCCTCTTGCAGCTTACCCTGTCCTGATACGTGAGCAGTTACCCGAAGGGCATCCGACTTTGGAAATGCTCCATGAAATGGAGGATTCCGCCAAGAAAATCGCTGAAATAAATCAACAGTTATTGGCTCTCGGTCGCCGTGGGCATTACGCAATGGAACCGATAGATTTTCATGAATTGCTGCACGGAATTCTTACCCTGGGCAAGTTTCCAAAAGAAATAGTTATCAAAGAAGTCTTTACGCCGGACATATTTTTAGTTAAAGGAGGCGCTGCTCAACTAACCCGTGCCTTAACTAATCTGATTAATAATGCCATAGAGGCAATGAATAACCAAGGTGTTTTGACCGTGAAGACGGAAAATACCTATTTAGATATTCCATTAAAGGGCTATCAAACAATTGATCGTGGCGAATATGTTAAGCTATCTATTTCGGACACCGGTGCTGGTATTCGGCCGGAGATCATTGATAATATATTCGATCCCTTTTTCACTACAAAAAAAATGGATCGCCGAAGGGGTTCCGGTTTGGGCTTGAGTATTGTTCACGGTATTGTTGAAGATCATAATGGGTATATCCAGGTGGATTCAAAGCCAGGCAAAGGCACAACTTTTTCACTCTATTTTCCGGTAAATAAAGCTGTGGATAGAAAAATTCTTATGAGTGAAGTAAAATCAGCCTCCGGCGACGAAAGAATATTAATTGTTGACGATGATCCTATACAAAGAAGAGTTGCAGGTCAACTCCTTAGGCGTTTAGGGTATCGTGTCCAGGTCGTTTCAAGCGGTGAGACAGCGGTTACGCATCTGAAGAAGCGCCATTACGATCTCTTAATCGTGGACATGGTCATGGATGGAATAGATGGTGTGGAGGCATATAAGCGAATTCTGGAATTTGAGCCAAAGCAAAAAGCAATCATTTTATCCGGTTACGCGATGTCAAACAGAGTCCAAACCGCTATTAAACTGGGGGCTGGTTCTTTTGTTACAAAACCAATATCCCAGAAAGTATTGGCGAACGCGGTTCGTAAAGAGCTTGACAAAAAACATGGTAGGAGACGGAATTAA
- a CDS encoding ATP-binding protein — translation MSEKQKIIEVHIPSVMGYEKVAMESAAAAAKIMGFHTSRIEDLKTAISEACSNAMEHGNQFKKDTTVLVTLKMDKESLEVNVKDEGRGLNKKVKVPKIEKQINGIDDPRGWGMFLIKNLVDEVEMKKIPRGGNVTRMVIHVNR, via the coding sequence ATGTCTGAGAAACAAAAAATAATCGAAGTTCATATCCCTTCCGTAATGGGCTATGAAAAGGTAGCAATGGAGTCGGCGGCTGCAGCCGCCAAAATTATGGGGTTTCATACGAGCCGGATTGAGGATTTGAAAACCGCCATCTCTGAAGCATGCAGCAATGCCATGGAACATGGGAATCAATTTAAAAAGGATACCACAGTTTTGGTAACTTTAAAAATGGATAAAGAAAGCCTGGAAGTAAATGTTAAAGATGAGGGTAGGGGCTTAAATAAAAAAGTTAAGGTCCCTAAAATTGAAAAACAGATCAACGGTATCGATGATCCCAGAGGGTGGGGCATGTTTCTAATCAAAAATCTTGTTGATGAAGTTGAAATGAAAAAAATACCCAGAGGTGGCAATGTAACAAGAATGGTTATCCATGTTAACCGGTGA